In the Camelus bactrianus isolate YW-2024 breed Bactrian camel chromosome 17, ASM4877302v1, whole genome shotgun sequence genome, one interval contains:
- the FEZF2 gene encoding fez family zinc finger protein 2 isoform X1 yields the protein MASSASLETMVPPACPRAGASPATSKTLAFSIERIMAKTSEPRAPFEPRPGALEADGGQSKKLLNLCSPLPCMIPLQPLGYEVPSKTLLSYSELWKSSLRAGGGGGGGGGGGGGGGGGGGGGGGGGAPVCGASGLCKTNCGVCCKAELGLAPSALPAGRVIKPQVINQAVGLPASGSLYYFNYLDSSAYPPSELLGGHLFPSGLLNAQAPAALAAHPKLFLLENAKLAGLAADKFPHPAPYAHKERLPAPLEQVLKENSALTAERSGVKGHGKLPGGSADGKPKNFTCEVCGKVFNAHYNLTRHMPVHTGARPFVCKVCGKGFRQASTLCRHKIIHTQEKPHKCNQCGKAFNRSSTLNTHIRIHAGYKPFVCEFCGKGFHQKGNVRCKAHSSPHLGTRQVTASGKAKKDPERGSARAEGSGAAFLWNRVVQGLGGSSAGGLVDLAALRLVAWGDSEFGGWEGRGRGKGSKKKTRYCPIGKPSLCSRDSPLK from the exons ATGGCAAGCTCGGCTTCCCTGGAGACCATGGTGCCCCCTGCCTGCCCGCGCGCCGGAGCGTCGCCGGCCACTTCCAAGACGCTGGCCTTCTCCATCGAGCGCATCATGGCTAAGACGTCGGAGCCTCGTGCTCCCTTTGAGCCCCGACCTGGGGCACTGGAGGCGGACGGCGGCCAGAGCAAGAAATTGCTCAACCTCTGCTCTCCGCTGCCCTGCATGATCCCCCTCCAGCCCCTAGGCTACGAGGTGCCGTCCAAGACGCTGCTCAGTTACTCCGAGCTCTGGAAAAGCAGCCtccgggcgggcggcggcggtggaggaggaggaggaggaggaggaggcggcggcggcggcggcggcggcggcggcggcgggggggcCCCGGTGTGCGGCGCCAGCGGCTTGTGCAAAACCAACTGTGGCGTGTGCTGCAAGGCCGAGCTGGGCCTGGCGCCGTCTGCGCTGCCCGCGGGCAGGGTCATCAAGCCTCAGGTCATCAACCAGGCGGTGGGGCTGCCGGCCAGCGGCTCGCTCTACTACTTCAACTACCTGGACTCTTCCGCGTACCCGCCGTCTGAGCTCCTTGGTGGCCACCTCTTCCCGTCTGGCCTCCTCAACGCACAGGCTCCCGCCGCCCTGGCTGCGCACCCCAAGCTCTTTTTGCTAGAGAACGCCAAGTTGGCCGGCCTAGCCGCGGACAAGTTCCCCCATCCGGCCCCGTATGCCCATAAGGAGCGCTTGCCCGCTCCATTGGAGCAGGTGCTGAAGGAGAACTCAGCCTTGACAGCCGAGCGCAGCGGCGTCAAAGGCCACGGCAAACTGCCCGGGGGCTCCGCAGACGGCAAGCCCAAAAACTTCACCTGTGAGGTGTGCGGCAAG GTGTTTAACGCTCACTATAACCTCACCCGCCACATGCCGGTCCACACGGGAGCCAGACCGTTCGTGTGCAAAGTCTGCGGCAAAGGCTTCCGCCAGGCCAGCACGCTCTGCAGACACAAAATTATTCACACCCAG GAAAAGCCGCATAAATGCAACCAGTGCGGCAAAGCCTTCAACCGCAGCTCCACGCTCAACACGCACATCCGCATCCACGCGGGCTACAAGCCCTTCGTCTGCGAATTTTGCGGCAAAGGTTTTCACCAAAAAGGTAACGTGCGGTGCAAGGCCCACTCCTCACCTCACCTCGGGACTCGGCAGGTCACTGCTAGCGGAAAGGCAAAGAAGGATCCGGAGAGAGGGAGCGCGAGAGCCGAAGGCTCTGGCGCAGCATTTCTTTGGAATCGGGTTGTGCAGGGTTTGGGTGGAAGCTCTGCGGGCGGGTTAGTAGACCTCGCGGCACTGAGGCTGGTTGCATGGGGAGACTCCGaatttggggggtgggaaggaaggggcagagggaaaggaagtaagaaaaagacaaggtATTGCCCTATAGGAAAACCTTCCCTTTGTAGCCGGGACTCtcctttgaaatga
- the FEZF2 gene encoding fez family zinc finger protein 2 isoform X2, with translation MASSASLETMVPPACPRAGASPATSKTLAFSIERIMAKTSEPRAPFEPRPGALEADGGQSKKLLNLCSPLPCMIPLQPLGYEVPSKTLLSYSELWKSSLRAGGGGGGGGGGGGGGGGGGGGGGGGGAPVCGASGLCKTNCGVCCKAELGLAPSALPAGRVIKPQVINQAVGLPASGSLYYFNYLDSSAYPPSELLGGHLFPSGLLNAQAPAALAAHPKLFLLENAKLAGLAADKFPHPAPYAHKERLPAPLEQVLKENSALTAERSGVKGHGKLPGGSADGKPKNFTCEVCGKVFNAHYNLTRHMPVHTGARPFVCKVCGKGFRQASTLCRHKIIHTQEKPHKCNQCGKAFNRSSTLNTHIRIHAGYKPFVCEFCGKGFHQKGNYKNHKLTHSGEKQYKCTICNKAFHQVYNLTFHMHTHNDKKPFTCATCGKGFCRNFDLKKHVRKLHDSVGPAAPSTKDLARTVQS, from the exons ATGGCAAGCTCGGCTTCCCTGGAGACCATGGTGCCCCCTGCCTGCCCGCGCGCCGGAGCGTCGCCGGCCACTTCCAAGACGCTGGCCTTCTCCATCGAGCGCATCATGGCTAAGACGTCGGAGCCTCGTGCTCCCTTTGAGCCCCGACCTGGGGCACTGGAGGCGGACGGCGGCCAGAGCAAGAAATTGCTCAACCTCTGCTCTCCGCTGCCCTGCATGATCCCCCTCCAGCCCCTAGGCTACGAGGTGCCGTCCAAGACGCTGCTCAGTTACTCCGAGCTCTGGAAAAGCAGCCtccgggcgggcggcggcggtggaggaggaggaggaggaggaggaggcggcggcggcggcggcggcggcggcggcggcgggggggcCCCGGTGTGCGGCGCCAGCGGCTTGTGCAAAACCAACTGTGGCGTGTGCTGCAAGGCCGAGCTGGGCCTGGCGCCGTCTGCGCTGCCCGCGGGCAGGGTCATCAAGCCTCAGGTCATCAACCAGGCGGTGGGGCTGCCGGCCAGCGGCTCGCTCTACTACTTCAACTACCTGGACTCTTCCGCGTACCCGCCGTCTGAGCTCCTTGGTGGCCACCTCTTCCCGTCTGGCCTCCTCAACGCACAGGCTCCCGCCGCCCTGGCTGCGCACCCCAAGCTCTTTTTGCTAGAGAACGCCAAGTTGGCCGGCCTAGCCGCGGACAAGTTCCCCCATCCGGCCCCGTATGCCCATAAGGAGCGCTTGCCCGCTCCATTGGAGCAGGTGCTGAAGGAGAACTCAGCCTTGACAGCCGAGCGCAGCGGCGTCAAAGGCCACGGCAAACTGCCCGGGGGCTCCGCAGACGGCAAGCCCAAAAACTTCACCTGTGAGGTGTGCGGCAAG GTGTTTAACGCTCACTATAACCTCACCCGCCACATGCCGGTCCACACGGGAGCCAGACCGTTCGTGTGCAAAGTCTGCGGCAAAGGCTTCCGCCAGGCCAGCACGCTCTGCAGACACAAAATTATTCACACCCAG GAAAAGCCGCATAAATGCAACCAGTGCGGCAAAGCCTTCAACCGCAGCTCCACGCTCAACACGCACATCCGCATCCACGCGGGCTACAAGCCCTTCGTCTGCGAATTTTGCGGCAAAGGTTTTCACCAAAAAG GGAACTACAAGAACCACAAGCTGACCCACAGCGGCGAGAAGCAGTACAAATGCACCATCTGCAACAAGGCCTTCCACCAGGTCTACAACCTGACTTTCCACATGCACACCCACAACGACAAGAAGCCTTTCACGTGCGCCACTTGCGGCAAAGGGTTTTGCAGAAACTTTGACTTAAAGAAACACGTGCGCAAACTCCACGACAGCGTGGGCCCCGCTGCCCCCTCCACAAAGGACCTGGCTCGGACAGTGCAGAGCTGA